TGAGGGAAATGTGGTAAGGGATTCAGGACAAATTGGAGAAGTGCTAACAGATTTCCACAAGAGGTTGTACACCAATGGGCGTTCGAATGTGTTGATGATTGAAGGTATAAATTGTATTCCTATTAATGAAAACCTCGTTACTTGGCTGGAAAGGACTTTTGACATTGAGGAGATTAGGGGGCAGTCTTTGAGATGGATAAGGGTAAGGCCTCAGACACTGATGGGCTTAATGGCTTTTTTCCAAGATAGTTGGGAAGTGATGCAGGAAGATCCCATGGACTTTTGCCATGAGTTTAAAGAAATAGAGTGGTGGGTAAGAATGTGAACTCTGTGTTTATAGCTCGTCCCCAAGAAGGAATGTTCTAAGAGGGTGAGAGACTTTCGACTAAGAAGGGGCATTTTACTCAAATTAGATTATGAAAAAGCCTATGACATGGTTAGTTGGAGCTTCATGGATCATGTGTTCCTTGAAGGGGTTCGGTGGGGTTTGGAGGGAGTGGATTAAAGGATGTCTTTCCACACTAACAATGTCAATTTAGGTTTCACAGAGTTGGATGGCCTAGCTTACCTTCACAAATTGTACAATGCCAAAGTGGGCTTTGACATATTTGGGTCATCCACACGGTGTTGATCCTAACTGTACCTTGTTTTGGGACCCCGTGGTGAAGAGAGTGGGAAATAGATttggaaatcttggttaaaattATTCTCTACTGGGTGAAAGATACCTCTTCTTTGCATTTCTTACGATTTTTTCTACACGAGTATCATAATTGGAATAGtattatttctccaaaaaaatccatatccatcctttcaaaaaggaATCAAAGATTGTTCTTGTTCTTACATAATAGTGGGGTGGAAAAGCGCTTGCTTGTCATTAGGAGGCCACAATACTCTTGTTATGCTGCTTTTCCTAGTTTATCTATATATTTCCTTTCCCTTTTCAAGCCCTTGCTCTTCCCCTTTGAACAAATTCATATGAAAGGCTAAGGTTCCTTTCAAAATAAGGGCTTTCATGTGGACTTTGGTCCTTTATAGACTTGACACCAATGACCTGCTACAAACAAGGAGCTCTCACAAAGCTACAAGCCTGGATATTTGTTTAATGTTCTATGATTctaatgaaaatattgatgatttgttcTTTCATTTCTTGACGTCCAAGGAGATTTAGGTTCATTTGTTTTCAGACTTCGGTGAGGGTGTGGCTTTCCACAAACAGTTGAAGTCTTGCATTGTAAAGGCTTTGGGAGAAGGAAGGGAAGGATGATTTTTTGGAGATGTGCTAGATTTGCCATCCTTTGGACTCTTTGGAATTTGGATAGAACGGACACAAGGATTTTTAAAGGCGAAGCAACCCAACTTTGTATCCTATAAACAAAGTTGTTTTCCTTGCGTCTTTTTGGGCTTATTCTTTCAGTTCTTTTTGGGGATTACTCTTTCACGCCTTCATAGGAATTGGAGGGGAGAATACTGTAATTTCTTTTGTTCCATTGGTTTAATATGAGGATCCATTATCCTTCACCCCTTGTAAGtgttaatgaatttctttttctattaaaaaaagatagattaccactttacctaaaagcttaaattcAAGGATAAAAGTATTTGGGATCTAGTGACGAGGGTTTTAACTTTTAAGAAAGTGATGGTGAAATTTACTAAAGGGAGGTGGGATCAATCTTAAAAAGTACTTTACCCAACTTACCCATTCATTGTATTCCCTCTTTCCTATTTCATTTGAAAACTGGGGCAGCAGTGGAAAACCCTAGTTTTCATTTGGTGAAATGGGAGCCTGTGAAAAAAATCTTTCATCAAATGCCTTGGAGCATAATGGTCGAACTATGCATACAACTACACATGCTTATGGGGTAATTTtgtggaaaaacatctggaaagcTTGGCATATATTCTTTGAAATGACTGTTTTGAGGCTGAGTGAGGTGATTCTATGCTGTTTGGCCAGGATTGTTGGTATGCAAAAACCCTTCTTTGAAGGAAGTACTCCGAATAGTTCAATCTGGCCAGTAATAAGGAAGCCTTGATCAGCTTTAACTATGTTTAAAGCGGGATATACAtggttggcccacaacctaacagattaagcttttaggtaaagtgagtATAAAGtttaatctaacatggtatcatagctatggttgccaagaggtcctgggttctagtcatGCAGCTACCATTTATTGCTAATGGTCAAAAATCATCTTATTCCCAATAACAAGTGTTTGTTACTCTCTCCATGTGCAATTGAGCTGCATGTGTGGGGGTGTTacagcttgatatacattgtctTCCCACAACTTAATTTTTTAGCTACGGTGGTAATCTAACAAACTATTTTGCTGCTGTTGGGAGGACAGTTTGGATGTGactttcagaaaaaaaaaaattttgattgggCGTTGAATAGCGCAAATTTCTTTCATTCATCGTGCGGAAGTCTGGGAAGCAAGGGGATGGGAATGCAGTTAGATGGAAGAATACCAGGAGTGAGATTTCTGAGCTAAGATCCCAGATCTGTAGCACTGAGAATTACGGAATTGAAGAGAACAATTTCCCTCGGAATTCCATATGGAAGAGCTTGGCCCCACTCAATGTTGTCATGAGTCCTGACTCTGTATAACCTTTTGAAAAGGGATTTTCTGTTAGCTTCTGTTTTTGAATGATTAAAAACAGACGTTTCATCATTTACTAATTAACTGCAGATGGACCAGGTTAATCTGGAATTGTGCATTAGCATTGATGAGAATGAAATTGTTACAGCTGGCTCTATTAAGGATGAAGCATGGACTTCAGAAGGAATTCAAACATATAGGCTGAGGAAATCTGTACCACTGATCCCTCGTACCAGTTCTTGGTTAGGAATGAGAGAAATATAAGAGCTTTTGAGATTCAGAAGTGGCATCCAACCTTAAGTTGCTGGTTAAAAACCCCATTCTTTTGGATCAATATCAGCATTTTGTGAATATTGAAGCTGCCAATTCTACTTACTCTTGTTAAATTTGGTTTTGTTAAGTAGCAAAAAACCCCTTGGTGCCCTTATGAATTATCCCTTGCCTATTAAATGCAAGAAATTACACCAAAGGCATATTTAGAGTAGCACCTGCTGCTTCTCAACCCGTAAGGCCATAGTCTTTATACCACGTAAGCAGATCCAACAGTCAAATGGGGCCAATCCACAGCCCTCTGCATTCTGTAGGAAATACAAGTCTTGTGCCAAGCTGGTGAATACAGAAACAGAACCAAAAAATATATCATAAAAGGAAACACAATAGTAGTTGCAAGTCAAGGAGAACTGTCATTAAGAGTTAAGACAGCTGGTGATCAGGAAAAATACACTACAGATGTCAGTTTTATAGTGTGCACAAACCACTTCTTATTAATTGTCAACCAAATTTTAAAGGAAATATTTAGTTTGAAAGGGCATGTAGTATGTCAACTGATAACACTTAAGATGTTGAACTTTCTTCCGTGCATAGCTTAACTCTTTTTCACCAAAGTTGAAAATGAGTTAAGCTTAGCTTAAAGGAAtgttatttataatttataagcATCTATTAAAGCATCTATTTTGCCAAAGACAGTGAATGGTAGCTGGCACCTATTTCCTTCAAAACAAGTTGATATTGATCAATAGTTCAATAcaaggaatgaaataaaaattattatgaaaaaaactAACAAACAAACAAAGTGGGGAGATAACTTATATAAAGTGCAAAGTACATAAGGCATTGAAGAACAACCTTTCCCCTTTTACAGAAAGAACACCTGCCATGACATCACTATGTCCAGCAATAAATTTAGTAGCGGAGTTCATCACAATGTCTAAAAAAGAAATTGCCATTTTTCAGATCAGTATCACTTGAAGCAGGaactaattttcaaaaaaaaaaaaaaaagtatctaTACCTGCACCAAGTTCCAAAGGTCGGGACAAAACAGGAGACATTATACTGTTATCCACCAAGACAAGAGCACCATGTGCATGTGCCATCTCTGCAATTTTCTGAAGATGGAACAAAAAGGTAAGTGCTCCAATGTTAAAAAGTAGCAATTTGCAAAATTAATTGCAATTCTAAAAGAAATAGAAGAGTGAAATTACATATCCACGAAATTTTCATTCACTAAAGTTCATTGTCATTTAAAAATTCATAGATTCATCATCTTATTGCCAACAGCAGCCACACACACTCACTGAGTATAGAAAAAGTTCTATCCCTATGACGCAGACACATAGTTGGTTACAAGGGAGTGGAAACACAATTTATGgccattgttgagagtaaatgtTCCATATGCACATCTTATCGTgaaatacatttaaaaaaaaaaacatacaacaAACACTTGCACGATGGCTGGTACACAatctaaaagaattaaaatatttttaattgaaattcaTGCCATTAGCAACATAGACACACATTTTTCCACCAAGTACTTTTTTGGCTTCAAAGGAGAATATTTGTCTACCATACGGTCCATACTTAACATTTTTCTAAGTCATTTGAACTTTTTGGAGCTGTTGCATCCCACCAATACATCATACATGTTGGACAACAATGCCTAAAGTGCACCATGTTGTATAAATAGAAAAGCAATATCCACAAAATAACATTTCATAGAACTTTTTTTCTAGTGTACTattaaaaacaattttaattCTCTAATTTATCAAGCTTATGATATTTGTCAACAACCACAGTGGGAAAATCCTCTCCACTGATTGATACAGAAACTAAAAGATGTAGAACAATTGTTCATAAACATAACTACTTAAACATAAAAACCAAAATGccttacacgaatatcagtaacTTGTAATCGAGGGTTGGTTGGACTCTCCAGCCACACGAGCTTTGTCCAGGGTCCAATTGCAGAAGCCACCTCCTCTAAATCAGTAGTATTGACTCGTCTGCACGTAGAGACATAATTATACAAAACTGCACCAACACTCAACAGCTACATAAAAGTAAATGTAAAAAGGAAACTGTACTGACTTAACCACAATTCCCTTCTTTGGAATTACTTGCGATAGCAACCGATCAGAACCACCATATATGTCATCTCCAGCAACAATTTCCTCACCTAGAATGATACCTTTAACAATCAAAATTCAAAGTAGAAAATATAAAATGGGCTTTATTGTGAAAACAATATACTGTATAGTTGCATATTTGCACTAATGAGAATAATGCACAAAACATGCATTTCTCATCCTCAACACCCTGTATAGAGAATGTATGAATAAGTATCCAACATATAGTATATGTTCCCTAAAATAATAAAGGATATGCCCTGTCCAACCAAACCCAACCCAGTTTTCAAACATAATTCCCCATTTAAGATTAAGCTTTGGCAACCATGGGTCTATTCTTTACAAGCCTACAAGTTTAAAATTTAGGCTATACTATATAAGCATGTAGACATGCATGTGCATATTACAATATCATTTAAAATGTAGGCAAGATGAAAGAACAAACAAGCACCAGTTCCAACAAGACCAGTTACAGCAGTCAAAGCAGCCATCCCACTTGTGAAACAAAGTGATCGATCTGCTTTATCAAGCTTCGCCAAAAGGCTGAGAATCAAATAGGGCACAGattacaaaaacaaaaagaaagaagtgGTACTTGAACATCAACTAAACTACATCAACATATTATTGCAAGTGAGACCTTTCCAACACATCCCGCGTAGGATTTCCACTTCTAGTGTAATCATAGGGACCATTTTCTGTTGCGCAAGGCTGCAAGTTGAGTATTGAAAATAAGATTTATCTGAAACCCCAAAATCAAGAAAGCCACATGGATAAAACACCAAATCTAAGTATAGAATCCAGGTGTGCAGTGCCAACTGTTGAGtgtattttttcttttcatgCAAACAAGTTAACATCCATCACTTTAAAACTTATAGTCCAGCAAGacaatttcaaataattttaaaaaaaaattcccatcTTTAAGCAGTTTTTTAacccaaaaaggaaaaaaaaaagagtaaaaaattcAAGCTGTCAACTGCATTAAAATGGTACATTTACCTGCTTAAAGGTAGCTGTTTGATAAAGAGGTGTGCTCATTGAACCATACGGATCAAACTTACTTTCAAAATTCATCAATATTGTTGAAATATTAGGCTCCTTCTCCCCCTCTTCTACATCTTAACAACAAAAATAGCCACATCAATTGATACAATGGGAAACATGGTTTTAAATGCCATAACAAATCAACCACACAAACCATCTAAGCACTCTGTAACCCCATCAGCCAATGCTGCTGTGCTCACATCCATCTCCCGGTCTACTGAACAATTCAACTCAAATTTCTTCCTCAAAGACAATCCGTTTCCCCTCACATTCTCCGCCGTGTTATAGCCGAAATTCACCACAGAAGTCCCAGGCGTGAAGCCCTGAAATCCAACACCAATCAGTATCAAAACCAGCTCCAACAAACCATGCAGTTACGGAGAACTAAGATGGAAATAAAATGCAACAAAGAGCTCAAAAAACTGAAGTTATGCTGTTATTCTGGTCGCCAAAAAATGACATTTGAAATTCAAGACTAAGCCAACCAGTCATTCATCATGCTCCAATGAATGGCCTTGACTTATCTCCCGTAATCCTAACTAATAACATAGACATGCAGCATTGCATTTCGCTCTTTTCCACATTTCCTCAACAACAATTAAGCTGGGAATGAGGAATCGTTACAAGAACCAAAAAATAAAAGCGAACCCTAAGTTTACATGCCATTTTAACTCCCTCAAAATGTAAACCCCTTCCTTATTCTCTGCCCGGAACGACGGAAGCTTCAAATTCCATAATTTTATTTTCCTCGCGTCATTAACTTCCCCGaaaaaaacaaccaaaaaaaatTGTACCGAAACAAAAGTGTCAGTTATCACTTACATGCTCGCCACGAGAAGTAGGAAGAGCGCAGAATAGCGATCTAATGGAGGCAGAGGAAGCCATAGCCATCGAATGGGAAGCTGGGGTTTGGGTTTGGCCGGTTAAGCAGAGACTCTGCACGGCGAAACTGGAGAGCGCAGACAATGGCCATTTGAAAGATCAaatttcagaaatatatatataggagagagagagagagagagggcgagcTGATTTTTCTCCACAGGCCGGATGCTGACTGTTTCCACTGAGCATTGTCAATTCCATTTCCAAAAACAAGAATGTAGTTACACGTgccggaaaaaaaaaatatttgaaataatatCTTTCATAATCTGCATTAAtaattgaatctataatttcgaTAATCATTAATAAATCAATTATtattcttttaaatttaaatttaaatttgatatgTTATTAATGCTGAGATAATAACAAATAATGATGGACTaatcatttttataattatttctaATAAATGTATTAATTTATGAGACCACaaacaaaataattaatatttttaaaactcttcataaataaaattattagtatTTTGAAACCTCCACATAaacttataatttaatttttgtatctGCTAATAGTGattgaaataatatttttgcaactaccaataaaaataaaattaataaattttgtaactattttttaccctttttatcacaacttttcttttttaaaagtaaaaatttgaTCGAACATGTTTAGTAAATAACCttttttaccttttaaaatttaattttttattcttttagtGAGCTTTGAAAGTTacaatttaaaacttttaaaagttaaaacactaaCTTTTctctaataaattatttaatttaattgttGTCCTTAAATTATTCAAACATTACAATACTATTgatgcattaattatattttctaaaaatgcaTATCTATTCTAGTTATGTTAAATACTTTCGTACACCTCATAACTTTTCTACTAAACATTCAAAGTTAACTTTTtctttcttataattttttttttaaaggagtcaattattttttaaaaaaattttaaaaaaattcatctATTCCTTTTTAAAAGGTCCTTTAAAAAAGCTATTTAAGGTGAAACTAAATCTAATTAGTGCAATCTAACTCACGAGTGACAAAATTGTTACCATCAAACTAATCAACAAtcacatggagagagagagagagagagagagagagagagagagagagagagagagagagagagagagagagagagagagagagaggcattaAAATAGATTAGGTGGGACCCACCATGTGGAGAGGTAAAAAaagttttagaaaattttaaaactctggTGGCAATATGTGTTATATAAGAGATTTAGAATTAatatatatcaaactttaaaaaaatagtttatataattttttcaaTGCAGTTGTCAAATATTAATAAGTTTAGGCGAAAAGAGTAGGTTGTATTTTCATTGTTTAGAGCCGCAAAAATAGGGAAAAGTTATATTTAGTACATAGAATTGTatagtataaaagaaaattatttaaaactCAACTTTTTTTGCAAAATTACATCAGCATAGAACCCCAAAGGCCTTAAAAATATCAGGAAACTGCTACAgatgttttaggatttttttttttttatatagctttatttattttttggaatatCAATCATTTTTAGAATCTAATGGGCGGTCTATaggattttttaaatattaagggAGGTCCTTATTTTTTACCAAACCTCGGATAAGGTTTGTATCTTTTGCCTGCATTCTTATTACTTCTATAATAAACCTAACAGTaataattttactttatttttaatcatctttataattttaatatatgtaaACATAAATGCAACATGATATACAGAATCATTATTTTTAATCATTTGAATTTAAgctatttttataattttgaaaataatttgagtGACTTTTATAGTTTTTAATGAATGTAAACATAAACATAAGcatgatatattttttaaagaggctgtgagagagagagagagagagagagagagagagagagagagagagagaggtaaaaatataaaataaattaattttagtaGAGCGTTCTTACATTGAGGTTTTTTTCCTTACACAAAAAGAAGAGTTAAAAAATTTTGGAGAAACTATCCCTtgtgaattttaaaataataaaaagttataACACCATTAACTCATGTCTATTCAAATGTATTAAACAAGTAAAATGTTCCatgtaattaatattaataaattttaattatttttattagtattgtattcttatttttcaaatatttttagatttatttataattttttagatCACATATCttatctttttgtaaaatataagaggagattagtatttttttttttttataaacatttGGGTGGGTTTGTAGAATTCTTGAAATATCATGGGAGATTCATAAGATTTTAGAAACTTCATATGACATCATCATCTTTTTGCCAAGCCTTAACAATGtcaattttttttctctaaatttCATAACTAGTAAAGAGATGCATGTTGGAATTGATGTGATttcaagagggagggtgaattagacatttaaaactttttagttaatttaaacaattacgccgattcaccacatttcATATCCCATTCgaaataaaacatatatgtaaagtaagtaagcaatgtgtgcatacatacagtGTGCTGCAtataacaccccaaccccgaagggtctgggatatttactttttactattgatttacagcggaagtatataaactcaattattattaaaccagagcgctaattatccatattataatcatttatttcaaaagaagaaaattacacaaacataaatatctgacatcatactaatatttctaaacatctttatttttttatccccacccgcatgctt
This Malania oleifera isolate guangnan ecotype guangnan chromosome 11, ASM2987363v1, whole genome shotgun sequence DNA region includes the following protein-coding sequences:
- the LOC131168277 gene encoding cystathionine beta-lyase, chloroplastic isoform X1, with the translated sequence MAMASSASIRSLFCALPTSRGEHGFTPGTSVVNFGYNTAENVRGNGLSLRKKFELNCSVDREMDVSTAALADGVTECLDDVEEGEKEPNISTILMNFESKFDPYGSMSTPLYQTATFKQPCATENGPYDYTRSGNPTRDVLESLLAKLDKADRSLCFTSGMAALTAVTGLVGTGEEIVAGDDIYGGSDRLLSQVIPKKGIVVKRVNTTDLEEVASAIGPWTKLVWLESPTNPRLQVTDIRKIAEMAHAHGALVLVDNSIMSPVLSRPLELGADIVMNSATKFIAGHSDVMAGVLSVKGESLAQDLYFLQNAEGCGLAPFDCWICLRGIKTMALRVEKQQENAQKIAEFLSTHPRVKKVNYAGLPGHPGRSLHYSQAKGAGSVLSFLTGSVALSKHVVETTKYFSITVSFGSVKSLISLPCFMSHASIPAAVREARGLTEDLIRISVGIEDVDDLIADLDAALRTGPL
- the LOC131168277 gene encoding cystathionine beta-lyase, chloroplastic isoform X2, which encodes MAMASSASIRSLFCALPTSRGEHGFTPGTSVVNFGYNTAENVRGNGLSLRKKFELNCSVDREMDVSTAALADGVTECLDEEGEKEPNISTILMNFESKFDPYGSMSTPLYQTATFKQPCATENGPYDYTRSGNPTRDVLESLLAKLDKADRSLCFTSGMAALTAVTGLVGTGEEIVAGDDIYGGSDRLLSQVIPKKGIVVKRVNTTDLEEVASAIGPWTKLVWLESPTNPRLQVTDIRKIAEMAHAHGALVLVDNSIMSPVLSRPLELGADIVMNSATKFIAGHSDVMAGVLSVKGESLAQDLYFLQNAEGCGLAPFDCWICLRGIKTMALRVEKQQENAQKIAEFLSTHPRVKKVNYAGLPGHPGRSLHYSQAKGAGSVLSFLTGSVALSKHVVETTKYFSITVSFGSVKSLISLPCFMSHASIPAAVREARGLTEDLIRISVGIEDVDDLIADLDAALRTGPL
- the LOC131168277 gene encoding cystathionine beta-lyase, chloroplastic isoform X3, translating into MAMASSASIRSLFCALPTSRGEHGFTPGTSVVNFGYNTAENVRGNGLSLRKKFELNCSVDREMDVSTAALADGVTECLDEGEKEPNISTILMNFESKFDPYGSMSTPLYQTATFKQPCATENGPYDYTRSGNPTRDVLESLLAKLDKADRSLCFTSGMAALTAVTGLVGTGEEIVAGDDIYGGSDRLLSQVIPKKGIVVKRVNTTDLEEVASAIGPWTKLVWLESPTNPRLQVTDIRKIAEMAHAHGALVLVDNSIMSPVLSRPLELGADIVMNSATKFIAGHSDVMAGVLSVKGESLAQDLYFLQNAEGCGLAPFDCWICLRGIKTMALRVEKQQENAQKIAEFLSTHPRVKKVNYAGLPGHPGRSLHYSQAKGAGSVLSFLTGSVALSKHVVETTKYFSITVSFGSVKSLISLPCFMSHASIPAAVREARGLTEDLIRISVGIEDVDDLIADLDAALRTGPL